The window GAGGTCGTGCTCAGCGATGGTACGTACTACTGGATACCTAAGATTCTCCCTATTGGAACGGGCAAGGAACAATATTAATTAGACCTATTCAATAAGTCAAGGGATTTTATGTCTGTTTTCATTTATCATTAAGGACTTAGTCAATGATCCatgatatcatattatatttaatgcgaAAAAACAGATCAGGGAGGGCCTAGAATCCATTGAATTAGGACAATTCATGAAAAACTGGTTAAAATGTTTTACGGGAGGgattttattccaataaaatcGTTATAAAGGTACGAGCTATCACTCCGCAGTATTTTAGTATGATAGCACTATGTTTTTTAAGATTTatctttcatatttttcatagaATTTGTCTTTTGCctgttaattttaattcgcatgtatttttcccttttttttatcatttagtgagcattttgaattttttctcttttcaatATTTCGTTGAGCTCAGCTgtgaaattttgtttatgtattattaacatttaagaaaattataaactataatttttaaaagttaaattctTGTTGACCACATCTGTTAACAAACTATGAGAGCATAACATGACAATAATTTACAGCTGACAGAATTTTCTTTTATGCATGTAATCGCTGGACGAAGTCAGATATCTTGATAATCTTCCTTTAGGGTTTAAATTTTCGACACCTTTAATTACTCTGGTCAAAGACGATCTCACGCCTTGAAGTAATTAGTGTGTATTGACTTTGATATCTCACACTAATAAACTTCTACCCTTATTCatagttatttatctaaggacggagcactgttgtgataacaagtctgtttcgccgctttatttatctgacggCGTGCTGTTTTTTcacctttgtttatctgatagccaaTTAGATtgaagttgtatctcaatataagccaatcacaacggtcctatgtctacgcactgcgaaggctgccataccgtcagcactgagagacagacttgttatcacagcaatgtccCTTCCctagataaaaaatgtctatgaataaggggggttCGTATATATCTGTCTCAGTTAATATTTCGTCTCAGTCTGACGTTAAATGTCACTCCACAATGCTAGACAAAATGCTGTACAACTTAAACAAATATACGTTTGTAAGATAGTACATATAGATAGTCAATGTGAGCCAAAGTTCTCTATGGAAGATATCTGGCTTCGCTGTGTCGATGGTAGAGCAGGAGTAACGTGTAGTTTGGCGTGTCCGTAGCGGACGCGACCGACTTCTTGAACGCGGAGCGCGCGCACGCCGATCTCACCAGAGGTTCGTATACaccacactacactacactacacactgcacacctATACAAATCTGAAAATACACTCAAATCGTGACAATGGAAAACAGGGTTATTGGGGTGCGAGGATAATATTcgtttaattaaagttatttgcAAGTGTAGATATCAATGCGTTTATTATTTAgagtgtgaaataaaaaaaatatatatgttagtAGAACGATAATGCTGTTTGAAGTTGTCACCGTTTCGCTATTGCctgaattttatatacatatcgttatttgaacaaattataaatttgatattaaatttaattcatgtaatattattgCGTAGTTAAAAATGacgatattttatgtattaatatactaACTACTTTGCATGTTGGcatgtttttatattctaacCCATCCTAACCTAACTTGTAAGATACAATTAACACACTcattaaataacatttgaaatataaattttgcttGATGGTTGATGTTATTTTTAGCCGGTTTTATTGATGGATCTATATTATctagtttttattatgttcataaACGTCTGTTCTGGGTGATACTACGTTTCATAATTGATATATTTGGCCTATGTTCTTAATGatagttaggttaggttgggttaaaTCGTgcagaaataataattgtttattatattttctttttcttattttcttacttctaaatatctatgtataaaaaGCATTTAAGTTTTGGtccatattttcaatattaatttaattttacatatatttttttaaaactagtcccaaatattaaaatgtcgGTAAATTAGTTCAACGTAGgagttacttaaaatatatgcaTGTAAAGCACCCCCGCGAGATCCGAACCTACTGTCCGACGACGAGGTGTTCCTGGACTCGGCGGCGTCGACCACGTCCGGCCCACTGTCGCCCATGTCGCCCATTGACCAGCCGGCCATCACTCGCGTGCAGGTGGTGCACCGCACCGTCGGCAGAGGTGAGGTGTCGCGTGATAGGCTAGATGTGTGGTGAGGTTTGCTAGTTTGATTCTGGTGGAACCGTCTACAATGTCTTCAAACTGTCTGTGGTATCACGTGTAAATGATACTATGTAGTATACTTGAAGTTGTAATTGCTAGCGggttatatatttgaattggtaaatatatttgaagGAGACAATTGCGAGATTAGAGTTGCAAGCTAGTCTAGTGTCGTGTTATGTGGCAATTTGTAGGTAGACATTCTCCAACAAGATcatacctaccaccagcaaatcacCATATTAATCATTCTTGTGGGCCACTGCTGAACACTCCGTACCATTCTCTTCCGAGAGATATTTAGATACGGTTTTTCATCgtgtaaatcattttataaaagatgGCAAACCATTTATCCCACTGGTGCTAAAGGCATTCCAATTTTACATAGTATGGACCATAAAAATAGCATATGTTATTGCAATCAAATGAAGACCGCTTGATTACTTCTGGCTGTCCTTCTTCAATCTTTTTGAACGTTCACTCTTGTTCTATGTTTGTCtaagaacatttttattgtaagatCAATGGAGTAAGTTTGTCAGCTAATGGTAGATTGTCATCATAGCCCTTGAACTTAACGCTAAAAAAATTGACTTCCTGATGATCTTTGAAAGTAATTGGGGAGAAAGTACAGTCCGACAATCGGAGTATAATACTGCATACCGATTACTCACAAAAGATGACGCTGTTTCTTAAAGCAACTTTGGGTATTACCCTAAGCAGGCTTTTtctcatattttaatacaattagaTCACCTTCAACTTTGCTTAATACCGCCACCCATCAATTTGGGTTGATATACCGCCTGGGTGTTATAGCGCCAGGTCGCGAGGACATGTTCTCTGACGACGAGGTGTTCCTCGAGCAAGGTCAGAAGGCGCCGCCACAGGGACTCTTCACAACCAGGGCGCAACATATAGTCGTGCACAGGGCGCTTCCTAGAGGTACCAGAGAGCAAGGACACTATAAGTATTATGGAAAATCGCGCAGCATATTTTCAGAGAACTTGGAGAAGTGATGGGGCCATAGACAAGATCCCTATATACAATCGATAAtgctaatagaaaaaaaat is drawn from Manduca sexta isolate Smith_Timp_Sample1 unplaced genomic scaffold, JHU_Msex_v1.0 HiC_scaffold_360, whole genome shotgun sequence and contains these coding sequences:
- the LOC119193108 gene encoding uncharacterized protein LOC119193108 (The sequence of the model RefSeq protein was modified relative to this genomic sequence to represent the inferred CDS: added 66 bases not found in genome assembly), with the protein product DATDFLNAERAHADLTRAPPRDPNLLSDDEVFLDSAASTTSGPLSPMSPIDQPAITRVQVVHRTVGRAPGREDMFSDDEVFLEQGQKAPPQGLFTTRAQHIVVHRALPRGEHTVNGDHSDAHQSTFSHSSK